The following are encoded together in the Halopiger aswanensis genome:
- the gvpA gene encoding gas vesicle protein GvpA: protein MAQPQRRPDSSSLAEVLDRILDKGVVIDVWARISVVGIELLTIEARVVVASVDTFLHYAEEIAKIEQATAEGDLEELEELEVEPRPESSPQSAAE, encoded by the coding sequence ATGGCACAACCACAACGAAGGCCCGATTCCTCGAGTCTGGCGGAAGTACTGGACCGGATCCTCGACAAGGGCGTCGTCATCGACGTCTGGGCGCGGATCTCCGTCGTCGGGATCGAGCTACTGACGATCGAGGCGCGCGTCGTGGTCGCCTCCGTGGACACGTTCCTGCACTACGCGGAGGAGATCGCAAAAATTGAGCAAGCGACCGCGGAGGGCGACCTCGAAGAACTGGAGGAGCTCGAGGTCGAACCGCGGCCCGAATCATCGCCACAGTCCGCCGCCGAATAA
- the gvpN gene encoding gas vesicle protein GvpN yields the protein MADDSARKRKVRGRKIRDDRSSKEGRRAKKELARKASNARERNGDSPLSDPSEVEPDPFIETDAVQSLRGRITGWLEADQPVHLIGPTGCGKTALALSAAAERGRPVVWINGDEAVDTAALVGDHAGGERYKEDDRFVSGVSKQTEIVRERWVDNPLSVAVQEGATLVYNEFSRSDPAAHNVLLSVFEEGVLERPGKRGDDRSIDVHPEFRAIFTSNDVEYAGVHQQQDALLDRFVGVHVDYYDDETEREIVRSHVDLSDEGVEAVVDATRALRDDLDIVVGTRAAITAAKGLAVFDGDGKESENGQFDDDLLAEVFTDVLSPKVTGDQTDVDDLRSRIREAI from the coding sequence ATGGCCGACGACTCCGCGCGCAAGCGCAAGGTCCGCGGTCGGAAGATCAGGGACGACAGGTCCTCGAAGGAGGGACGGCGAGCGAAGAAGGAACTCGCGCGGAAGGCGTCGAACGCTCGGGAGCGCAACGGCGACAGTCCCCTCTCGGATCCCAGCGAGGTCGAACCCGACCCGTTCATCGAAACCGACGCCGTGCAGTCGCTGCGCGGTCGTATCACGGGCTGGCTCGAGGCCGATCAGCCGGTTCACCTGATCGGCCCGACCGGCTGCGGGAAGACGGCGCTCGCGCTGTCGGCCGCCGCCGAGCGCGGCCGACCGGTCGTCTGGATCAACGGTGACGAGGCGGTCGACACCGCAGCCCTCGTCGGCGACCACGCCGGCGGCGAGCGCTACAAGGAGGACGACCGCTTCGTCAGCGGCGTCAGCAAGCAGACCGAGATCGTCCGCGAGCGGTGGGTCGACAACCCGCTGTCCGTCGCCGTCCAGGAGGGCGCGACGCTCGTCTACAACGAGTTCTCGCGCTCGGACCCCGCCGCCCACAACGTCCTGCTGTCGGTCTTCGAGGAGGGCGTCTTAGAGCGGCCGGGCAAGCGCGGCGACGACCGGTCGATCGACGTCCACCCCGAGTTCCGGGCGATCTTCACGTCCAACGACGTGGAGTACGCGGGCGTCCACCAGCAACAGGACGCCTTGCTCGACCGGTTCGTCGGCGTCCACGTCGACTACTACGACGACGAGACCGAACGCGAGATCGTCCGGTCACACGTCGACCTCTCCGACGAGGGCGTCGAGGCGGTCGTCGACGCAACGCGTGCGCTGCGGGACGACCTCGACATCGTCGTCGGGACCCGCGCGGCGATCACGGCCGCGAAGGGGCTGGCGGTTTTCGACGGCGACGGCAAAGAAAGCGAAAACGGCCAGTTCGACGACGACCTGCTCGCGGAGGTCTTCACCGACGTCCTCTCGCCGAAGGTGACCGGCGACCAAACCGACGTCGACGACCTGCGATCGCGGATCCGCGAGGCGATCTGA
- the gvpO gene encoding gas vesicle protein GvpO, halophile-type yields the protein MANAETQQTTDQCKALTADGERCSRPAQDDGFCFQHDESDPTVSDSQAVEEEQADEDEQSEQAADADQEQESGEEPRSRDLGADMTAEEKTDPDEVDADVDTDHEEIEGVLAVRRTVQSSAGELIGREFDAVSEIAPTDDGWRAVVEVVERRAVPDTQDIIGRYEIELNENATVHGYRRLDRYRRGDTAAFE from the coding sequence ATGGCCAACGCCGAAACACAGCAAACGACCGATCAGTGCAAGGCGCTCACCGCGGACGGCGAGCGCTGTTCACGTCCGGCCCAGGACGACGGGTTCTGCTTCCAACACGACGAGAGTGATCCAACCGTGAGCGACAGTCAAGCAGTCGAAGAGGAACAGGCCGACGAAGACGAACAGAGTGAGCAGGCGGCCGACGCCGACCAAGAACAAGAAAGCGGAGAGGAACCCCGAAGCCGCGACCTCGGCGCCGACATGACCGCCGAGGAGAAAACCGACCCCGACGAGGTCGACGCGGACGTCGACACCGATCACGAAGAGATCGAGGGCGTCCTCGCCGTTCGCCGCACCGTCCAATCGTCGGCGGGGGAACTCATCGGCCGCGAGTTCGACGCGGTCAGCGAGATCGCGCCGACCGACGACGGCTGGCGGGCCGTCGTCGAGGTCGTCGAACGCCGTGCCGTCCCCGACACGCAGGACATCATCGGCCGCTACGAGATCGAACTCAACGAGAACGCGACCGTCCACGGCTACCGCCGCCTCGACCGCTACCGACGCGGGGATACGGCGGCGTTCGAGTAG
- a CDS encoding CHY zinc finger protein: MTDRSRSSSDAPAVRGLEVDDDTRCAHYHTDRDVVAFRFDCCDGYFPCFRCHEELTDHEAVPWSRERFDEPSVLCGVCRTELTVPEYLECEYQCPSCGTAFNPGCAAHAELYFEVEE, encoded by the coding sequence GTGACCGATCGGTCTCGCTCGAGTTCCGACGCTCCGGCCGTTCGCGGCCTCGAGGTCGACGACGACACCCGCTGCGCGCACTACCACACCGACCGCGACGTCGTCGCCTTCCGGTTCGACTGCTGCGACGGCTACTTCCCCTGTTTTCGCTGCCACGAAGAACTGACCGATCACGAGGCCGTCCCGTGGTCCCGCGAGCGGTTCGACGAGCCGTCCGTGCTCTGTGGCGTCTGCCGGACCGAACTCACCGTGCCCGAGTATCTCGAGTGCGAGTATCAGTGTCCGTCCTGCGGGACTGCGTTCAACCCCGGCTGCGCGGCGCACGCCGAACTATACTTCGAGGTCGAGGAGTGA